From the genome of Muricauda sp. SCSIO 64092, one region includes:
- a CDS encoding ankyrin repeat domain-containing protein, translating to MEVKRIIEFISRGRTDYIFQLFKKDNWKELLHNGPVKPMQWLVYYNDTTALKAVLEYGGTLESIDLNEELGNAAFFGHWKVCDFLINHGADVNAIIDKTNETPLHNALTKAGRPYYYYVVKLLVEKGANVNAKTLPGVETGAFMRDVRTKGETPLHRAAAYADERTISFLIENGADKTEKDANGDSPLSWASEHLRPGTILSLLSFGEHTIGDGHKVKNTSDHGQGWGNSMDWNLLGDYLPEK from the coding sequence ATGGAAGTTAAAAGGATTATCGAGTTCATTAGCAGGGGACGAACAGATTATATTTTTCAGCTCTTCAAAAAGGACAATTGGAAAGAATTGCTTCATAATGGTCCGGTAAAACCGATGCAATGGCTTGTCTATTATAATGATACTACCGCCTTGAAAGCAGTTTTGGAATATGGCGGAACACTCGAAAGTATTGATTTAAATGAGGAATTGGGAAATGCCGCATTTTTCGGACACTGGAAGGTTTGTGACTTTTTGATAAACCATGGAGCTGATGTTAATGCCATTATTGACAAGACCAATGAAACACCGTTGCATAACGCCCTAACCAAGGCCGGTAGGCCCTATTACTATTATGTGGTCAAATTACTGGTGGAAAAGGGAGCGAATGTCAATGCCAAAACCCTTCCCGGTGTGGAAACGGGTGCTTTTATGCGCGACGTAAGAACCAAGGGAGAAACACCCTTACATCGGGCAGCGGCCTATGCTGATGAACGAACGATTAGCTTTCTTATTGAAAATGGCGCGGACAAAACGGAAAAAGATGCAAATGGGGATTCTCCCCTGAGTTGGGCCAGCGAACATCTGCGCCCCGGCACTATACTCTCTTTGCTAAGTTTCGGTGAACATACCATTGGAGATGGCCATAAAGTAAAAAATACAAGTGACCATGGACAAGGATGGGGAAACAGCATGGACTGGAATTTACTGGGTGATTATTTGCCCGAAAAATGA